Below is a window of Humulus lupulus chromosome 2, drHumLupu1.1, whole genome shotgun sequence DNA.
CAAATCTTAATCGCAAAACCCCAACACCCATGTGATTCATTTTCTGGGTAACTCTGGGAATTGGATTCTGAATTCGATTTCTGGTTAAAGACATGATTTTTAATTTGTTTGAATCTCTGTACATATAGAAgaagtttgagagagagagagagagaaatgccAAGCGTAGCTGTGAAGCTCTATAGCGTGTTCTTCAAGTTTCTCTTGAAGCACCGTTTGCAGAATCGGATCCAAACCCAACCAGACGATTCCAACCCGTTTGGTGTCACATCTCGACCCGAAGAAACCATTGCTGCAGCTAACCCAGTATTCACCGATGGTATAGCCACCAAGGATATCCACATCGACCCATTTACTTCTCTTTCGATCCGAATCTTCCTTCCCGAATCCGCACTCACTCCGCCCGAACCTGATTCCAAGCCCTCTCACAGACCTAGGGTTAGGACTGGCCCTGCCCCAAGAAGATCTGATCTCGATTCCGGATCCCCACCAGCACAAACTGATTCGGCTCACCAGACTCACGGCATTTCACAGCCTTATTCTTCTCGACGCAATAGCTATGGCAATATCGGAACCCCCGCAACCGACGATGCCAAGAGAGAGCCTAGAAGGTTTAGCTATGGCTGTAGCAATGACATGGAGAGTTTGAATTTGATCTCAGGCGGCGGCGGAGGAGTGTACAGAGGCTACTCACCTTCGACCGAGAATCGGCGAAGATTGCCTGTGATTTTGCAATTTCACGGTGGTGGTTGGGTCAGTGGGAGCAATGATTCGGTGGCTAACGATTACTTCTGTCGGCGGATCGCGAAATTGTGTGACGTCATCGTTGTAGCTGTCGGTTACAGGCTTGCGCCAGAGAATCGTTTCCCGGCTGCGTTTGAGGACGGGTTGAAGGTGTTGAATTGGCTTGGGAAGCAGGCCAATTTGGCTGAGTGTAATAAATCAATGGGGAGTGTACGGTCCGCCGGCGGCGGCGGCCTGGAATCGAAAAAGTCCGATACGCGCATTGTTGACACATTTGGTGCCTCAATGGTGGAGCCATGGTTGGCTGCTCATGGAGATCCATCAAGGTTCAATCTTTTTTGTGATTTAGCTCAAATGGTCAGGCATTAATCGAGTCCCATCAAAGTTCATGCATTATTAGGATAGCATAGTATTAGTGCGTTATAGCTCCTCAAATGGTCAAGAAAAATGTGCTGATAATTCCTATAATGTTAATGTCATAACTTGTGGATTGCTTTGCTAAGGTAGAGAATTTAGCTCTGTTCAGATTTAAGGTGGTGGTACTTGGGGTTAGCAGTGCATATCTTTGAGCTCTttgctattttgataatttgggtTTGGACAGGAGTTTGCAAAACTACAATTGCAGATTGCACAGTCTCAAATAGATTTATAAGATTGATACTTTTTCTACAAAAGCTTAGTTGAATGTTTTAAGTTTCTAAAGTCATTTAGTTCAAGCTTTCTTTCATTTATCTGAGTTCTGTTATGAAGGTATAGTATGCCGAATAGTAATTAGTGATGGTTTTTTGTTTTGTAACATCTTTAGACAAGAAGATTATGTTACCTAAACTCTAAATCCTAACTTGGTTTTGTTGATGGAACAGATGCGTTCTTCTTGGGGTGAGTTGTGGTGCTAACATTGCAGACTATGTGGCTCGGAAAGCTGTCGAGGCAGGCAGGCTTTTGGACCCTGTGAAGGTTGTAGCACAGGTTCTGATGTATCCCTTCTTCATTGGAAGCATTCCAACTCATTCGGAGATTAAGCTCGCAAACTCTTATTTTTATGACAAGGCAATGTGTGTACTTGCATGGAAACTGTTTCTCCCAGAGGAAGAGTTTAGCTTGGATCACCTGGCTGCCAACCCCCTTGTCCCAAACAGAGGGCCGCCTCTAAAACTCATGCCGCCAACCCTGACAGTGGTGGCAGAACATGACTGGATGAGAGACCGAGCCATCGCCTACTCAGAGGAGCTACGGAAGGTAAACGTTGACGCTCCAGTCCTGGAATACAAGGATGCAGTTCATGAATTCGCAACACTTGACATGCTTCTCAAGACCCCTCAGGCACAGGCTTGTGCAGAGGACATTTCCATCTGGGTCAAGAAATACATCTCACTTAGAGGCCATGAATTCTCATACTGAGCTCAATGTGAGTAGTAAAACCCAAGTGGTGTTTTCAACCAGAGAACAAAGCCAACTGTTGCCTTGCCTCTGTGTTCTGCAGCCATCGTCGATCGAAAGAGCTCGGATTTGCAGCCACTACAGGGATCTCTATTACTGTTCTTGTTGGGTGGTTTGATGCCTTCTTGAGCTCTTCCTAGTCTACctcttttgtttatttgatgCTATTTTTGTAAGATAGAGAGATAGAGAGgcagagagacagagagagatgGTTTTGAGTGTAGGATTTAGATGAGCCTTTGAGATGGTTTTATACCCTCTTTTGTAGTAAAATTCGGATATTCCCTCTTCATTTTTCCTTGTGTATTACAATGTATTATTCAATTTAATGAAATTCTTAtactttattttatattatttgaaaACCACTTAAAAGTGAGCATTTACACCTTCCACAAAAGAAAATTAATAGATAAATAAATGATTAGTGTGCTAAACTTAATTAATGACTTCTTTAATTACTAATCATCTAGTTAGTCTCTTAAAATTGATTGGTGAAACCTGTATTTGTTTTTGGTTAGTGGCACCAATTTCCACAAAATGAAATTTAATAGTTCTTATATTATCAATCCTAAATGAGCTAAATTGACTTCTTAAATCATCATAAATTAGATCTTTTAAAAGCTAAATCTAAATAAAAATGTCAatatttttaagatttaaaaatcAACACATATTCTTGCcatcaattttttaattttatgaagTTTTACATTTCAAAGAGCCAAATAGTCAAAACAATTGAGATTATAAAACAACCTCAAAATTAACGAACAATGGTCGCCACGTCACGTACCTTAAACGGACATTAATGCCTCTTCGACCAAATACAAATGATTAAAGACACGTGGACCAATACTACATGTTAGATTCCCAAACGAATTTACGCCCTCGTAGTAGCGTAAAATtccccatttaaaaaaaaaaaaaaaatttgaaaccgTATATATAAGGGTCCGACCCGTATAGTTGACCCGTAATATATTTTCTTCTTCTCGGGTAGAGTTTCAGATTCCGGAATCGTTGTCATTGCTCTGCGTTTTTGAGTTCTGTGCTCTTCGGCTAATGTTTCGGTACATGTCCAAATTCGGATCCGGTGAGCTCTTATCTGCATCTTTCGTGAACTTTCATTGTTACTGTTTTTGCATTTGAATCTCTTCATTCAGATCTACTTCGCTATTGTTTCTCTCTGTTAGTTCAATCACTCATATTACTTTCAACTTCAGTTCAGCTTAATTTAGCTTTTACCCAATTGATCGCATTTCTTTTTAGGGTATTTTTAACGTTTTTAGTATAAGTTTTGCTCTTGTTCTAATGTGTTGGCAGCTCATTTACTTTAATCTTCGATTAATTCTTCTTGGGTTCTTGCTATACTTAGATGATTCACGTTACAGTTGAAAGTTTGCTTTTAAGCTTATATTTAAGTGTTAGGTTACTATAGAGCTTCTTATCGATCTAATTATCATATTTAGTAGTTCCCAACTTATTACCTAAACTGTAAATGGAAATTTATTTCATGGATTTTAATGGGGTGATAagatttctctctttctctctctctctcttagatTCTGAGTTTATTGTTCTTTATGCAGGAAGGGATTTTTGTTGAATGAGGAAAAACTTAGTAATTCTGGACTAGTAAGACGTGGGTGGGGTGAGAGAGTTTTCGGCAGAATGCAAGGTTTTAGAGCCAAATCTAGGATAGTGGGTGTTGTTACATTAGTCATTTGGATTGGTGTAGCAGCTTTGTATGGTTTGTTAAGACCCATTATAAATGGTTGTGTTATGACTTACATGTATCCCACATATATACCTATTTCATCCACCGGAGACGTTTCCTCCTCGAAGTACGGTTTATACTTGTATCATGAGGGATGGAAGAAAATAGATTACAAGGAGCATCTTCAGAAGCTTAGTGGTGTTCCAGTTCTATTTATTCCAGGAAATGGCGGTAGCTACAAACAGGCAagattttctttattatttttgtatttaatttaGTTGGTTCACAACTTAATTTCTGTAGTCTTGCAATTTTCTTTCTATTGTAGCTTTATCCTACCTAAAAAGAAATTGGTAGTTTAAAACTGTCTATACTTTGTGGATTGAATTCATCTGTTGATAAATTTCTTTCTGTCATTTTCCTGTCAATGTAGGTACGATCGATGGCTGCTGAATCAGACAGGGCATATCAAGGAGGACCGCTTGAGCGCACATTTTACCACGAGGCTTCCTTAACTCCTGAAGAGGGAGGCCTAGATGCAGATGTAGTTAAACTACCCAATCAGTATACCAGCAGGTTGGATTGGTTTGCCGTGGATCTAGAAGGAGAGCATTCTGCAATGGATGGTGGTATACTTGAAGAACACACAGAATATGTGGTGTATGCCATTCACCGGGTATGGATCTTAACTTTTTTTGCCCCTTCATTTGCAGGGATATTGTGCAGGTAATTAAGCGCTTTTCTTTTCCAAATTGACATCCTTTTTTACTGCATTGTAAAGCCCTCTTAATTATAAAATCTTCGCctcataaataataaatatagtatTGAGCATCTTAGTTTTTAAGTTGGAAGAGCATTGAATGTACtgtcttttatttttataaatatatttgttaatttaaatttcagtGCTCACACGATTCATTGTGCAAATACTTGTTTTCATGTCTTTGTGTTTTATAGCCCTAAGTCACTGTTAATGACACTGATGTTGTGTAACCATAGTTCAGATATTAGATCAATACAAAGAATCTTATGATGCTAGAAAAAAAGAAGGCGCTGCAGCCTCTGGTTCATTGCCAAAAAGTGTGATATTAGTTGGGCATTCTATGGGTGGTTTTGTCGCTAGAGCTGCAATTATCCATCCTCGTTTAAGAAGATCAGCtgttgaaactgttctcacactttcAAGTCCACACCAGTGAGTTTTGTGGTTCTTAGAATCATCATTACTTTTAAAATTTGTTACATAAATTAGCATTTAATGagtttatttatttcattcagaTCACCTCCTCTGGCCTTGCAGCCGTCATTGGGTTACTACTTTGCACGTGTAAATAATGAATGGAGAAAGGGATATGAGGTCCAAATGACTCGGACAGGACATTATGCATCTGATCCAGTACTTTCTCATGTGGTTGTTATATCAATTACTGGTGGTTATAATGATTACcaggtaattttttttattatttatctatTACTTTCATTTATACAGGATTAAAGTAAGCTTTAGCAGTACTTGTGGATTTGTCCGTGTGCTACTTCGATGTGTCATTGATATGTCTTTTTATGGATATGGAATATAATTAGGCAATGTCTCAAATCCCAAGTGCTTACCATCTTTAAAAGTAGCATTTCTGGTAATTTCTAGGGGAAAAATGTGACATTTCAATTGAGTCAGAAGATATTGCCTGCTTACTATCTTTAGGTAGAGTTTCAGAGATAATCCTTAAAGAAATGGACttcttcaaaataataataataatagcatgaTAATGAATGTATGACTGAGGTTTATTTACTTATGAATATATCAATATTGATCTTTAACTCTTCTTTGTGAGGATGCATGTTTACTTTTGTTTCCTGTCTTCAGGTTCGCTCCAAGTTGGAATCTCTTGATGGTATAGTGCCTCCTACCCATGGTCTTGTGATCAGTAGTACAGGCATGAAAAATGTTTGGTTGTCAATGGAACATCAGGCAATTTTATGGTGTAATCAACTAGTTGTCCAAGTgagtgtttttatttttattttttattaaagaacccaaatgtgattgatttaaaTGGTTATGAAATCATATGTTCTCATATAGGTGTCGCACACTCTACTAAGTTTGGTAGACTCAAGAACAGGTCAACCATTAGCTGAAACTCCGAAAAGGTTGTCAATATTTTCCAGAATGCTGCGAAGTGCCATACCACACAGTTTCAAGTGGAAGATGCAATCACACTTACCTGTTCCCTTAAAGGATGTAAAAGATTCAATTGGTAAAGTGCAGCATATCTATTTGTTTTAGCAGCACCTATCATAGAACAGAAGAgaatataatattttgttttaaATCATTTGAAAAATGGAATAAATGCAGAACTTTAAATGTTGAAAAAGGGGTATGCTTTCACTTCTAGGTTGAAACACACAATAAATTGATTTATCTTGTAAATAAACTACATCCAGTTTGTTGTACTTATAGATGCTCCACTGGACAtttgcataaaaaaaaaacatgtaaggCTCCTTTCCAAATAGTATAAGCATGACACCATTACCCATAGTCAATATGCCTCTATCAAGTGTACATGTCTCATATATTACCTTCAGTTATTTAAATACTCGAAACCATGTCATGGTTGCAGGATCTATAGTGCATTCTTTAACTTCTTGTCCAAGCAATATTCACTGGGGTGATGCTGGACTTGAGAGAGACCTATACATTCAGACCCCCACTGTCTCTGTTTTAGCCATGGATGGTCGAAAGCGGTGGTTGGACATACAGAAATTGGTTAGTGTCATTACTATTCCATCTAtgatatatctttttttttactCACTTGCTGCAACTTCAAACACCAatattgtaatttatttttactcTGCACTTTCTTTACTTCTATGCTCTTAATTCTTGGTCAAATAGaaaatacttaaaagaaaattctGGGGGTGCTGTAATTTGATTGAATTTTTATTTGAATTCTTTACTACTATTGTACATAGAGCCTTAGCCATCCATCTGTTTTTGTAGGGATCCAATGGGAAAAGCCATTTCATGTTTGTCACAAACCTTGCTCCTTGTACTGGAGTTAGAATTCATCTTTGGCCTGAAAAAGGAAACTCTGCCTCAAATTTACCAGGTAGTAAAAGAGTTCTTGAGGTGACATCAAAGATGGTACACGTTCCATCAGGACCAGCGCCAAGACAGGTACTAGATGTGCTATATCCACTAATGTTTATCGACCTGTTGGTTTCACGTTACTCCAGAAAATAAGCATACCCTGTGTCTCTTGCGGGTGAAGTTTGTAAACTAGGATGCTTAGCTTCTTGTCGATAATCAGACTAGTTGGACTATCACACCTATGGTGCTGATACTGTTTGCATTATCTTGTTTCTGAATCTACCTTGACAGATTGAACCTGGCAGTCAGACTGAGCAACCTCCACCTTCTGCTGTATTTTTGTTGAGACCTGAGGATATGCGTGGTTTCAGATTTTTAACCATTTCAGTTGCACCACGTCCAGTATGTTGCTataaattttttcttttaaagatTTTCCTCTCTTAAGTTAATAGCTTGTgttttagtttttcttttctttttatacaAATTCCATGATAGTAAGAGTTTGATGGCATGGGTATCAATAGATTCTGATGAGCAATATAATGCTACTCTCTCTATTCATGACTTCTAGGTTATTTTAAGCAGATTGCTAAGTATATCAAATTATGCATGGAActtttgggatttttttttttaaaatggtatATGAGATAAACTGGTTAAAAATTGTTAGTCTTTTGTACATGAGTTAAAAATGATATTTAATTTTAAGATGATTTGTATATTGTACATGAGTGGTAAAATTTCAGTGCTCAGACCGTTTCAGGTAGACCTCCACCAGCAGCTTCCATGGCAGTTGGACAGTTTTTCAATCCAGACGATGGAAAGCTGGATGTCTCTCCTTGGTTCATGCTTCAATCTTCTTATTCTCACAAGGTTAAGATTTTTCTGGAACTGCTTCTAGAATTGAGCTGTCACGTAGATGACTAACTTCTTCTGTTGCTTAATGGTATGTAGGAAATGTTTGTGAAAGAGGACCATCCTCTTGCTTTAAATTTGTCTTTCAGCATTAGCTTAGGCCTTCTCCCTGCTACCTTGTCTTTGAAGACTGCGGGTTGTGGAATAAAAAATTATGGCCTTCCAGATGAAGAGGCTAAAGATGTTGAAAGTAATACTTTTGATTTATTTCGTTTAAAAgactaatgattttttttttcctgaAGTTCCTCATGTAGGTGTAGCATTTTGAATCCATTCTTGTGCATCATGCTAATGGCTTAAAAGATGAAAATGTCCTACTATGTTGCAAAAGCAAAGCAATTaactgttattattattatttacataCCAAAATTGATTTAAAGTTTTCTAACAGTTTCTACTAGAAGACTGTCAGCTGCATATAAACTATTTTGGGTTTTATAAAATCAGATGATTTTTTGGAGAGGCTGAAAATGCAGATGAAGGTCAAGCATCTTAGCTTAGTGCACCTTAAGTTTATGCAGACACCATGAACACTTCTGAGATTAGACCAGTTACAGGCGTAGATGCTTTTGATGGTAGCTCAGAATTTCAGCTGTCATTGttagatttttcataattatttcctacatacataATTCAAATGGTTGTATGTGTAAAGGTTAATTATACGATATTTCCTTAGTTTTCATTAATTTTATGACAGTATGATTGTTTACCACTTATATTATTGTGGTTTGGCTAAGCTAGAAATTTCTTGGTATTATAGGGCTGTGTAAATTACGGTGTTTCCCACCTATAGCATTTGCTTGGGATGATACATCTGGTCTTCACGTATTTCCAAATTTATTCAGTGAGAGAATTGTTGTTGATTCTTCACCAGCACTGTGGAGTTCAGCTTCTAGTTCTGAGAAAACAAATGTTCTGTTGCTGGTGAGTGTTACTGTCATTTTCTCCCTAGAAGATTCTCTCTGTtaagttaatttttttataagtTACATACTTGATAAACTCTTCTGCATACTCTACTGCCTCTTGCAGGTAGACCCACATTGTGAATATAAAATTACCGTTGCAGTTTCTTTCACACAAGTTGCAAGTAGATTTTTACTTGTATATAATTCACAAGTGAGTTTTGAACTTAGAAACAGAATGATTTTTTGCATTGACTGATATATTTGATATTAATGTTTATCCCTTTCAATTTATTCTATAGGTGTCACTGTCATGCTTAACAAATACTCATGCTTAACATCTTTTGCTCATTTTGTTTTCatattaaatgttatgttttcccATTTATCATGTTTCTTTTAAATTAGTTATAAGAATAAAAATGCTCGAGGTGaaatatgcccataatccataaATCAGCATGATCAAAGAGCACTCTGAAATTAATGTCAAGCTTACAAAACACATGTCTACATAAATAAGAAATTGTAATTGTGGAAGGTTCATCTCTCTCTCGATAGTTGATACAAGTTAAAAGACAGAAATAATTAATGCAAAATGATTTTCCTATTTGGTTGTATACGTATTTTGTCTATTGTTAATATCATAAAACAGAAGAGAAAAGTCATAActaattttttatgtattaatatgaatatatgatCTTGTTGTTGAACTCCTCTTTTTTATCAGTTATTGGATTTCTTTATGTGAGTTACATTAATCATGTCACGGGGATTGTTTTCTGCAGATAGTTGGTTTCTCTGTCGCAGTTATCCTTTTTGCTCTGATGCGACAAGCACATGCATGGGATCTTAATCTGCCTATACCTTCAATGCTGACGGCAGTGGAATCAAATTTGAGACTTCCATTGCCATTTTTATGCTTGGGAATCGCCCCCATTTTGCTTTCCTTGTTAATCTCCTTTCTAATGTCTCAACCACTTCCAATGTTTTCCAGCTTCACCTTTGTCTCCGTGATTTGTTATTTACTTGCAAATGGGTCTATAATACTTTTGATATTCATATCCCAACTGGTCTTCTATGTAGCCGCTGTCATACATATTTTCATCAAAACAAGGTTAGTAAGGTTACTGTACCAGCATATTTAGAGATAATTTACCTCAATTGTAGACATTTCTCGTACTAATGAGTGATAATACAGCAATTTTTCTTGTTGTTGAGTTATTAAAAATAATTCTGAATTCTAAAATATTGTGCTAAAAATCTGTAGATTCTGCGCTATAAATTTTTTTAGAACAAGATAAATGTTAATGTATAGTCATAAAGCTGTGGATGCaaattaaatattcataaaactAAGTTACAATGATGGAGAATTTAATTTGTTGTAGGTGGCAATTATGGGAAGGAAACACCTGCTTTGGATTTGGTCAATGGTTTTTATGTCTGTCTTCTAGCTTCTCTTCATTAAAGGTAAAACAATTAGCCACTATCTACTAGAGCAAGTTCTGACTTGAGGTTAAGATTCAGCTCATTTATTAACGTACCTATAATAAGTGTTTTTATGTAAAGTACTTAAAATTGTGGTCAAGGTTTACAGGTTAGCTTATtcactttatttttgttttcgaCGTAACAGGTGGTGAGGATTTTAAGAGTCAATCCAACCCTTGTCACAGCACTTGCTGCAATTACCTTGGCTTGCTTGCTTCATCCAGCTTTAGGTCTATTTGTTATCCTTTTCTTTCATGCTCTGTGCTGTCATACTGCACTTTGCAGGTATGCTTTGAACTTGTTCGCCTTATTGCTTTCGTGCTGTTGTATTTTGTACAGTTTGATAATTCTGGTATTACACATGCTTCGTAcacaaatttacaaaataaattattgttCACAGTAAATTCCTCAGCACTTATGACTTAATATTGATAGATGAAGTTAAGATGTTTCATTCTATAAAGTTGCGTGACTGGTAATTCCAAGTGTTGCTTCATCTTTTTGTAGCAGATTTTTGACGGCTTCGTTTTGCAGCCATGTACGAAAAAATGAACCATTTGATTATAAAAAAGGAGACGGTGCAGAGCAACTCAGCTTCACATTTGAGGGTACATTTGACCAGAATTCCCCTTCAAAAGAGGGCTTCTCCAACAGTCCTGACTCTTCAAAAAGTTATGGTGAAACACAAATAGAATTATTCCATCATCGACATGGATTGCTAATTTTACATCTTGTCGCAACAATTATGTTTCTCCCATCTCTTGCAGCTTGGTTGCAGGTAAATTACAGTAAAATCAATAACCTTTCTTGTTTTATTCGAATATTTGACTTTTATTATCTTGAAGGCTTAAGTTTTTTTTAGTTATTGTTTGGATAATGgatattctatttaaaaaggGATTAAATTggaaatttcaaaattttatcaAAACTTAAAGTAACTTAATAAACTGGTGAAGACTTTTGTCTTTAGGAAATTTCAAAAATACACCCAAACACTCTCCAAAGTAACTTTTAAATTCTAGAAGTGCTTTTAAAACTATACCAAACGAGCCCATATGAATTTTACCACCACCTTTTCAAGATT
It encodes the following:
- the LOC133817145 gene encoding uncharacterized protein LOC133817145 isoform X1; its protein translation is MQGFRAKSRIVGVVTLVIWIGVAALYGLLRPIINGCVMTYMYPTYIPISSTGDVSSSKYGLYLYHEGWKKIDYKEHLQKLSGVPVLFIPGNGGSYKQVRSMAAESDRAYQGGPLERTFYHEASLTPEEGGLDADVVKLPNQYTSRLDWFAVDLEGEHSAMDGGILEEHTEYVVYAIHRILDQYKESYDARKKEGAAASGSLPKSVILVGHSMGGFVARAAIIHPRLRRSAVETVLTLSSPHQSPPLALQPSLGYYFARVNNEWRKGYEVQMTRTGHYASDPVLSHVVVISITGGYNDYQVRSKLESLDGIVPPTHGLVISSTGMKNVWLSMEHQAILWCNQLVVQVSHTLLSLVDSRTGQPLAETPKRLSIFSRMLRSAIPHSFKWKMQSHLPVPLKDVKDSIGSIVHSLTSCPSNIHWGDAGLERDLYIQTPTVSVLAMDGRKRWLDIQKLGSNGKSHFMFVTNLAPCTGVRIHLWPEKGNSASNLPGSKRVLEVTSKMVHVPSGPAPRQIEPGSQTEQPPPSAVFLLRPEDMRGFRFLTISVAPRPTVSGRPPPAASMAVGQFFNPDDGKLDVSPWFMLQSSYSHKEMFVKEDHPLALNLSFSISLGLLPATLSLKTAGCGIKNYGLPDEEAKDVERLCKLRCFPPIAFAWDDTSGLHVFPNLFSERIVVDSSPALWSSASSSEKTNVLLLVDPHCEYKITVAVSFTQVASRFLLVYNSQIVGFSVAVILFALMRQAHAWDLNLPIPSMLTAVESNLRLPLPFLCLGIAPILLSLLISFLMSQPLPMFSSFTFVSVICYLLANGSIILLIFISQLVFYVAAVIHIFIKTRWQLWEGNTCFGFGQWFLCLSSSFSSLKVVRILRVNPTLVTALAAITLACLLHPALGLFVILFFHALCCHTALCRFLTASFCSHVRKNEPFDYKKGDGAEQLSFTFEGTFDQNSPSKEGFSNSPDSSKSYGETQIELFHHRHGLLILHLVATIMFLPSLAAWLQRIGMGESLPWLLDSVLCTGVILHGICNSKPEYNSYMFSFPGIPIREVRLNVIYLIAGYYSYLSGLALAPYRVFYVLAAIGAISFVLRMLQRRYRDKGETHFGTRKHSHRH
- the LOC133817145 gene encoding uncharacterized protein LOC133817145 isoform X2, with product MQGFRAKSRIVGVVTLVIWIGVAALYGLLRPIINGCVMTYMYPTYIPISSTGDVSSSKYGLYLYHEGWKKIDYKEHLQKLSGVPVLFIPGNGGSYKQVRSMAAESDRAYQGGPLERTFYHEASLTPEEGGLDADVVKLPNQYTSRLDWFAVDLEGEHSAMDGGILEEHTEYVVYAIHRILDQYKESYDARKKEGAAASGSLPKSVILVGHSMGGFVARAAIIHPRLRRSAVETVLTLSSPHQSPPLALQPSLGYYFARVNNEWRKGYEVQMTRTGHYASDPVLSHVVVISITGGYNDYQVRSKLESLDGIVPPTHGLVISSTGMKNVWLSMEHQAILWCNQLVVQVSHTLLSLVDSRTGQPLAETPKRLSIFSRMLRSAIPHSFKWKMQSHLPVPLKDVKDSIGSIVHSLTSCPSNIHWGDAGLERDLYIQTPTVSVLAMDGRKRWLDIQKLGSNGKSHFMFVTNLAPCTGVRIHLWPEKGNSASNLPGSKRVLEVTSKMVHVPSGPAPRQIEPGSQTEQPPPSAVFLLRPEDMRGFRFLTISVAPRPTVSGRPPPAASMAVGQFFNPDDGKLDVSPWFMLQSSYSHKEMFVKEDHPLALNLSFSISLGLLPATLSLKTAGCGIKNYGLPDEEAKDVERLCKLRCFPPIAFAWDDTSGLHVFPNLFSERIVVDSSPALWSSASSSEKTNVLLLVDPHCEYKITVAVSFTQVASRFLLVYNSQIVGFSVAVILFALMRQAHAWDLNLPIPSMLTAVESNLRLPLPFLCLGIAPILLSLLISFLMSQPLPMFSSFTFVSVICYLLANGSIILLIFISQLVFYVAAVIHIFIKTRWQLWEGNTCFGFGQWFLCLSSSFSSLKVVRILRVNPTLVTALAAITLACLLHPALGLFVILFFHALCCHTALCSHVRKNEPFDYKKGDGAEQLSFTFEGTFDQNSPSKEGFSNSPDSSKSYGETQIELFHHRHGLLILHLVATIMFLPSLAAWLQRIGMGESLPWLLDSVLCTGVILHGICNSKPEYNSYMFSFPGIPIREVRLNVIYLIAGYYSYLSGLALAPYRVFYVLAAIGAISFVLRMLQRRYRDKGETHFGTRKHSHRH
- the LOC133817145 gene encoding uncharacterized protein LOC133817145 isoform X3 encodes the protein MGGFVARAAIIHPRLRRSAVETVLTLSSPHQSPPLALQPSLGYYFARVNNEWRKGYEVQMTRTGHYASDPVLSHVVVISITGGYNDYQVRSKLESLDGIVPPTHGLVISSTGMKNVWLSMEHQAILWCNQLVVQVSHTLLSLVDSRTGQPLAETPKRLSIFSRMLRSAIPHSFKWKMQSHLPVPLKDVKDSIGSIVHSLTSCPSNIHWGDAGLERDLYIQTPTVSVLAMDGRKRWLDIQKLGSNGKSHFMFVTNLAPCTGVRIHLWPEKGNSASNLPGSKRVLEVTSKMVHVPSGPAPRQIEPGSQTEQPPPSAVFLLRPEDMRGFRFLTISVAPRPTVSGRPPPAASMAVGQFFNPDDGKLDVSPWFMLQSSYSHKEMFVKEDHPLALNLSFSISLGLLPATLSLKTAGCGIKNYGLPDEEAKDVERLCKLRCFPPIAFAWDDTSGLHVFPNLFSERIVVDSSPALWSSASSSEKTNVLLLVDPHCEYKITVAVSFTQVASRFLLVYNSQIVGFSVAVILFALMRQAHAWDLNLPIPSMLTAVESNLRLPLPFLCLGIAPILLSLLISFLMSQPLPMFSSFTFVSVICYLLANGSIILLIFISQLVFYVAAVIHIFIKTRWQLWEGNTCFGFGQWFLCLSSSFSSLKVVRILRVNPTLVTALAAITLACLLHPALGLFVILFFHALCCHTALCRFLTASFCSHVRKNEPFDYKKGDGAEQLSFTFEGTFDQNSPSKEGFSNSPDSSKSYGETQIELFHHRHGLLILHLVATIMFLPSLAAWLQRIGMGESLPWLLDSVLCTGVILHGICNSKPEYNSYMFSFPGIPIREVRLNVIYLIAGYYSYLSGLALAPYRVFYVLAAIGAISFVLRMLQRRYRDKGETHFGTRKHSHRH
- the LOC133817144 gene encoding probable carboxylesterase 11, with amino-acid sequence MPSVAVKLYSVFFKFLLKHRLQNRIQTQPDDSNPFGVTSRPEETIAAANPVFTDGIATKDIHIDPFTSLSIRIFLPESALTPPEPDSKPSHRPRVRTGPAPRRSDLDSGSPPAQTDSAHQTHGISQPYSSRRNSYGNIGTPATDDAKREPRRFSYGCSNDMESLNLISGGGGGVYRGYSPSTENRRRLPVILQFHGGGWVSGSNDSVANDYFCRRIAKLCDVIVVAVGYRLAPENRFPAAFEDGLKVLNWLGKQANLAECNKSMGSVRSAGGGGLESKKSDTRIVDTFGASMVEPWLAAHGDPSRCVLLGVSCGANIADYVARKAVEAGRLLDPVKVVAQVLMYPFFIGSIPTHSEIKLANSYFYDKAMCVLAWKLFLPEEEFSLDHLAANPLVPNRGPPLKLMPPTLTVVAEHDWMRDRAIAYSEELRKVNVDAPVLEYKDAVHEFATLDMLLKTPQAQACAEDISIWVKKYISLRGHEFSY